The genomic region TTGGAGACATCATCGTGGTGTCGGTGAAGGAAGCGATTCCCAACGCCAAGGTGAAAAAGGGCGAAGTGATGAAGGCGGTCGTCGTGCGGACCACGAAAGAGGTCGGGCGCGCGGATGGCTCTTACATCAAATTCGATTCGAACTCGGCGGTGCTGATCGACAATCAGCGCGAGCCCATCGGTACGCGTATCTTCGGACCGGTGGCGCGCGAGTTACGGGCGAAGAAGTTCATGAAGATTCTGTCGCTGGCGCCAGAGGTGTTGTGATCCGGAGCACGGCAATGCATGCAAGCATCCACAAGAACGATACAGTGATGGTGGTTGCCGGGCGCGAGCGCGGTAAGACCGGTAAGGTGATTCGGGTCATCCCTGAGAAGGATCGCGCCATCGTCGAGCGCCTCAACATGGTGAAGCGGCACACGAAGGCGCGCGGCGCGCAGAGCCCGTACGGCATCGTCGAAAAGGAAGCGGCGATCCATATCTCCAATCTCATGATCATGTGTGACAAGTGTAACGCTCCGGTCCGTATGGGGAAACTGCGACTGGAGGACGGCCGCAGCGTGCGCATCTGCCGCCGGTGCCGCGAACAGCTGGATAGGTGATTGGATGGGTGCGCGCCTGAAGGAACGCTACAAGAGCGAAGTGCTGCCCCGGTTGATGAAAGACCTGGGGTACAAGAACCGGGAGCAAGTGCCGCGGCTGGACAAGGTCGTCCTCAATATCGGTCTAGGCGAGGCGATTCAGAACGCCAAGGCACTGGACCTCGCCGTCGAAGAGCTCGCTGCTATCACCGGCCAGAAGCCGGTGATCACCAAGGCCCGCAAGGCCATCGCGAATTTCAAGCTGCGTGAGGGCATGCCGATCGGTTGCATGGTGACATTGCGGGGCGAACGCATGTACGAGTTTCTCGATCGGCTGCTCAACGTCGCCTTGCCACGCGTGCGCGACTTCAAAGGCGTGTCGGACCGTTCCTTCGACGGCCGAGGCAATTATGCCCTCGGCGTGCGCGAGCAGATTATTTTCCCGGAAATCGACCTGGATAAGGTGGATAAGGTCCGTGGCTTGACCGTATGTATCAACACCACAGCGCGATCCGACGCTGAGGGGAAAGCGC from Candidatus Binatia bacterium harbors:
- the rplN gene encoding 50S ribosomal protein L14, which codes for MVQSETVLDVADNSGARKVLCIKVLGGSRRRYASLGDIIVVSVKEAIPNAKVKKGEVMKAVVVRTTKEVGRADGSYIKFDSNSAVLIDNQREPIGTRIFGPVARELRAKKFMKILSLAPEVL
- the rplX gene encoding 50S ribosomal protein L24, giving the protein MHASIHKNDTVMVVAGRERGKTGKVIRVIPEKDRAIVERLNMVKRHTKARGAQSPYGIVEKEAAIHISNLMIMCDKCNAPVRMGKLRLEDGRSVRICRRCREQLDR
- the rplE gene encoding 50S ribosomal protein L5: MGARLKERYKSEVLPRLMKDLGYKNREQVPRLDKVVLNIGLGEAIQNAKALDLAVEELAAITGQKPVITKARKAIANFKLREGMPIGCMVTLRGERMYEFLDRLLNVALPRVRDFKGVSDRSFDGRGNYALGVREQIIFPEIDLDKVDKVRGLTVCINTTARSDAEGKALLQALGMPFRA